In the Cydia amplana chromosome 14, ilCydAmpl1.1, whole genome shotgun sequence genome, one interval contains:
- the LOC134653859 gene encoding PEST proteolytic signal-containing nuclear protein-like, with protein MSGRYDYSKGSSRSARDDSRLERRRERDRSRSPRSRSPRRRSPEVSRNRYPKERSREPDTSRDRDTVTKPFKIPKHTEWDESSDEEVPTPPPPPRISKISIGFAKPAPPIKMNLGAKPSVHAQKPTIASVFNADDDDDEPEEMPAEARMRMRNIGRETPTSAGPNSFGKTKQGFCDAKKLFEKNLKQQLDETNDKPILPKFPQTIYKIKPT; from the exons ATGAGCGGTCGTTACGACTACAGCAAAG GGTCGTCTCGATCCGCGCGTGATGATTCTAGGCTGGAGAGGCGGCGGGAGCGCGACAGGTCGCGGTCGCCGCGCTCGAGGTCTCCTAGGCGCCGTTCTCCTGAAGTCAGTCGCAATCGCTACCCTAAGGAACGATCGAGGGAACCAGATACTAGTCGTGATA GAGACACAGTTACAAAGCCCTTCAAAATCCCAAAACACACAGAATGGGATGAATCCAGCGACGAAGAGGTCcctaccccccctccccctcctAGAATCAGCAAGATCAGCATTGGCTTTGCAAAGCCGGCTCCGCCCATCAAGATGAACCTCGGTGCCAAGCCTAGTGTGCACGCTCAAAAGCCAACTATAGCATCTGTGTTCaatgctgatgatgatgatgatgagcctGAGGAGATGCCTGCTGAAGCCAGGATGAGGATGAGAAATATTGGAAG AGAAACGCCAACATCAGCCGGCCCAAACTCCTTTGGCAAAACCAAGCAGGGCTTCTGCGACGCCAAGAAGCTGTTTGAGAAGAACCTGAAGCAACAACTGGATGAAACAAATGACAAACCAATTTTACCCAAATTCCCACAGACCATCTACAAGATAAAACCTACATGA